A stretch of DNA from Doryrhamphus excisus isolate RoL2022-K1 chromosome 6, RoL_Dexc_1.0, whole genome shotgun sequence:
cccccccccgggaagCACGGCGAAGCTAAGCTCAGATCTTCTTTGGTTTGCGACCCAGGTGGTAGTAGTACGCCAGGGTGATGGCCAAGAAGAGGACCCGGCTGAGGAGCAGCAGCGTGGCGGCATTGGGTAGCATGCCCATCTCTATCAAGGTGATGGAGGTCACTGAAAGCAGAGAGAGACACACCGTgaggaagaggggggggggggggggggggcccaaaACATACTGAAAACCAAAGTAGCGCTGCCACCTGGTACTAAAGTACACAACTTTAGGCATTGTGTGGTTATGGGGGTGCAATGTGTGCGTAGAAATATACAGTTCATAACTTcttatgtggcccgcaggacactagtttgaggcccccgccttgatatgaagtttaatgttagtgcggccccgcgcaagtttgatatggatgctgtatggtatcatgtacccagaaaaaatgattacgtttgattcatgttcatgttaaaggttaaataactgttaatagttatcctccctatccgtgtggaagtggtacgtttttggcgatttaagtttaaaggaaataactcgaaggctaccgttgaggtcgctagctctctagtttgcgagttagcatgtgtctcaagaccctgcagttgcgcaatatgttgtaaataaaaagagtataaatgtgactatagtcgtgttttgtcatgtctacagggctctaataatgctttgttcattttaatatgaaaaaaatcatttgtctatttttgtctaatttttaattgtttgccgttttattattattattattatatttatttattactgattgattgattttctttatttgtttatttatttttcatcttattttctgtagaaaaataaaaattaagatatttgagaacagtggaatgttttatcagagcttttcttgtagaaaatcaaagaaaagcaaagtttattaatttttcagtttttaataaatgcgttttttttttgtttttttttgaaaacctgatgcggcccagtctcacccagacccgagctccagtggcgcccaggtaaattgagtttgagacccctgtcgtagtgtatagactggtcatatatttaatctcatttcatattatctgcaaactaTTACTAAAATTGTTGATtcgttaatacttgggttgtttatattgttttttttttttatattgtgtattttgtacagcttaactgattctgtactcttgctgctgtgcaatgcaaatttccccactgagggacgaataaaggcatatcttatcttatcttattcatacctatggacaatttggagtggctaattaacctagcatgtttttggaatgtgggaggaaaccggagtaccgggagaaaacccacgcatgcacggggagaacatgcaaactccacacagagatggccgagggtggaattgaacttgggtctcctagctgtgaggcctgcgcgctaaccacttgcttGCCGTGCAGCCGGTGTGGAATCAATAAAACAGATAACCAAGGGTATACTGTCTTATCATGCCTGAAGCATGTTTGGGCCGTGTTTACATTATTTATGGTGGAAAGTGtttaataaggaaaaaaaacacatattaacGAGGATTGTTGAAAAGCTGCCTACCGTCAACCCCCTCCACTGAATACAAAACACAATGCAGGCTGCAAGTCTAAGCAatgaccacaagagggcagtTTCTGCacattcatattaataaataaacaccgCTTTGGTTATGCATTCTGCATTCAAAAGGGCTTGGCCTCCACATTTCACTAAGATAAGCAGATGCTGCAAAGAAAAAATGTTGCATATTTACCAAGAAATTGGACCGTGAAGTAGCAAGCTTGGCTCAGGAGAGTCCACTGGATGACGATCTTCTCTGCCGTGTAGAGACCGTTCCACATGATGAGCGCCAAACCTGCAGGAACGACTCTCGTGAGTCAACTGTAGCATTGAAATGAGCACATTCGATTGTAGCTGCATTGATAAGAAATGTCAACTTCTGTTAAGTTCTACTCACTATTTCATCATTCATGTCAACGTTTTTCActtgtcatttgtcattttgtccCCTGACATTTTTCTGGGTAATTTCACTGCATGTCACTCGCCATCACACACAAATCGAGACATTGCCACAAAagcttactttaaaaaaaaacaagtaaaaaaaatatgaaacataaTACAAacagaaggggaaaaaatatgtttttgcagtaaacaAATCCTTCCTGCCTCCTTTTTTCCCCATCgcaacaatctttttttttttttttttccctttatttgggcaaatatgtgaatcattacagtgcatttcttacatcaatgaaaatataactttccattatttacatttgtattcagctatctgatcccaagcccaaaaggagtaggctgaagcaaaagcttataaatgccgacccctttttacaggatataatcatgttcatgccactgcaCACTGGTCCAGAATCACGAAAAAGTCGATCAAAACTGATCTCTCCGATTTTCGAAAAAAGgggtatttttcctttttttagttcATGAGGAACTGGGGTGTGCTTTTACTTTGGTCCCCGAGCCCCCTGATTAGGAGCAGTGCGCGTTCAAAAGTAAGGTTTTCAGTTTCCTCTTTGTACCGCTTCCCAGCAAGTGAAATGTTGGGCACTTGTGCTCACTAGTGAACGTGCGTGTTTCCAAGTTTTTGTGGTACCTCCAGTCACCCAAGGATGGCAACTGCCCAACCAGGTGGTCGTTTCTCCTTTTGAGCCAATACTGGGAGAATTCCCTTTGGTTTGAATCACATGTTGTCGAGCAGTCATTTAGTGTTTGTTCAATGGGTCATATAATACAGAAGAAGGGCCAAGCACAGACTcaaatcaacatcatgtgatacctacGACATCACTCTTTACTTGGTTGGAAAAggttttgccactttttgcaaCTTTAGGAGTAAACTGGATTTTCCCGTTTCAGATCCACTCCATGAGATGACGTCCCCCACCCGTCGGGGGCTTCTGGAGGCGATGCTGGGAGCCGGTTTCCTGATGTCGGACGCGGCATTGAAAGCTGGTGTCGAGTTCCTGTGCCTCTCGGTTCCTCCTGGACGTGTGCCTGACCGATCCGTCATCCGGGACGTCGTTCTTTATCAACGGAAGATGATACTTCAACGCTGGGATGCTCCAGGAATTCGACGGTCATTCGCGAAGATGCTCAACAAACATGAAGTCTGGCTTCGCGAATCTGTTCCAGCTGGAACGACGATAAAGAACGACGTCCCAGATGACGGATCGGTCAGGCACACGTCCAGGAGGAACCGAGAGACACAGGAACTCGACACCAGCTTTCAATGCCGCGTCCGACATCAGGAAACCGGCTCCCAGCATCGCCTCCAGAAGCCCCCGACGGGTGGGGGACGTCATCTCATGGAGTGGATCTGAAACGGGAAAATCCAGTTTACTCCTAAAGttgcaaaaagtggcaaaaccTTTTCCAACCAAGTAAAGAGTGATGTCgtaggtatcacatgatgttgatttgAGTCTGTGCTTGGCCCTTCTTCTGTATTATATGACCCATTGAACAAACACTAAATGACTGCTCGACAACATGTGATTCAAACCAAAGGGAATTCTCCCAGTATTGGCTCAAAAGGAGAAACGACCACCTGGTTGGGCAGTTGCCATCCTTGGGTGACTGGAGGTACCACAAAAACTTGGAAACACGCACGTTCACTAGTGAGCACAAGTGCCCAACATTTCACTTGCTGGGAAGCGGTACAAAGAGGAAACTGAAAACCTTACTTTTGAACGCGCACTGCTCCTAATCAGGGGGCTCGGGGACCAAAGTAAAAGCACACCCCAGTTCCTCATgaactaaaaaaaggaaaaatacccCTTTTTTCGAAAATCGGAGAGATCAGTTTTGATCGACTTTTTCGGGATTCTGGACCAGTGtgcactgtcttgtttcccctgttattattttcattgtaatattattattatttttattatcattgttgttataatctttatcattattaccatcattataatcatcattaatattaccattttcatcattatagttaaaaaatttgtgattttttttatttgtagagcaggggtgggcaaactacggcccgggggccacatgcggcccactaagcgtttgaatccggcccgtcagttgctttctaacttttaacatacatgctggcaacatgacttgcaagtcagatgtctttttcagtaaaaaaaaaaaaaaaaaaattaaaatgtaaaattcaagtttgatgtttaaagtgctctggaaaaaagggatatatggaacatatttaaaacatatagctaataatctgacacgtttacagataaaattatacaaagtaaataaataataaatatataaaaatataatataattgatatataatgtaattaataatataattataatatatataatgaattatatatatataatatgtagattaaatataatatataatatatatagagaaatatatatagacaaataattcaaggtggactgttagaattataagcaaatacaaatatatacaaatatatatacatatatacaaatacataaataaaataaataaataataaatatatgaaatataatataatatattaaatataatatatataataataaaattaatatatataatataattaatcattataatatatatataataaataaataaaactagacaaataattcaaggtggactgttagaattataagtgtaaaatcgtgtgtgttttaaaaaaatatatattctggccccccagacagatttgttaactcaatgcggcccacgagtccaaaagtttgcccacccctgttgtagagtgtagagatttcttctgttattttctgaaatctgcagtctttgtgtgtcaatttattagcccacttttttttgtgacatttacttattttctgtattgcatgtgtctaatcttatgcattaaaaaaacaagaacttgagaccgtgtctggacaggtgaccaacccaaacatcagtttcttcttgttaaaccctacctgaggtttttagacgtgtttattagtttgtgtgtgtctagtcttgtgcattaggaagcaaggttttaggtctgtgctcaaaccaatttttgaagcaatgatgtcttgctgtccattattactattttttgtaaagtaataattaataataattaatgataataataatgataatccctacctctatatttatgcatgttagcctgggtacctctaacaatttagtatagttacaaaggtattaagcttttccgtgttttttttttttacataaataactATATTTTTCAGCAATTACTGTTCTAAGTTCCATCGTTTacctcaggggtgggcaaactacggcccgggggccacatgcggcccaccaagcgtttgaatccggcccgccagttgctttctaagtaacttcaacttttaacatacaaactggcaacatgactagcaagtcggatgtctgatttagtaaaaaaataaacaacaaaactgtaaaattaaatgacatagtttgatgtggtgtgatgtttaaagtgctcctaaaaaagggacatacaactgatataggataacacttttacagataaaattagacaaataattcaaggaaaatgataagcataaaatagtgtgtgtgtgttaaatatatgttctggccccccagacaattttgttaactcaatgcggccctcgagtccaaatatttgcccacccctggtttacctTATCATTAAGCTGAGGTCCAACGCACCCGCACCCCTTGTTAAACTTctttggtttcatttcattcgcATCACATGGCGGAGATTTGTAGTAACAGTACTATGAGTAAGTATGTTCTCCTCATTGAATAGTGAATCCCAAATGTACAAGGATCCATTGTATTCATGGAGTTAGAGAGCTTTTATTTCTTTCTCCCGCATCTTTGGAGCGACACTCACTCAACAGCGCTCCTCCATAAAGCCGAACAGAGAGACTGGTTGTGGAGAGCTCCTCCTCAAAAACGACTTCATATAGCTGGTTAGGAAACACCAGggcctgtgtttaaaaaaaacgggACAATTACAACACAGCAACAGTAGTTATCCCTCCAAAGTACAGGCACTGTGACAAGTGGAGTGTGGACGCCATGAACAGTGGACATATTGAATATGGACACGCTAAGGCAGACAGAGAGTGAACTGTTTCTCCAAACGGCAAATgtgcatacaaaaaaaaaatcatcaattcATCAATTCATCCCCGAGTGACACAATGCCTTTGCAATGTGAAAGacgagaaagaaagaaagccgAGCCTGGTGATGGATTCATTTCCACGGCACTTACCATTAAGGCGACGGCAGTGAAACCCACAGCGGAGATCAGCAACCAcagccttaaaaaaacaaaaaaaaaacagcattgctTTCCATCAGACCTGATTGCTCTGATCTGACTTGACACAATTTCAGCTTTACTGAGAACGACGCCGAGCACGGCTGAAATCTCACCTCAGACCGACTGGCTCTCGGACTGCGAACTTCATCTCGTTCCCCAGCATCTGGCTGATCTGCACATCAACACAGAAGAAATGAGTCGAACAAATAGGAACGATAAGGGGGTGTTATGGGTAGCTACATATTATTCACGAAAATAGAAAACCAAGAACGATGGAACAAATAAGCACATTTACATCGTGTTGTGAAAAAGTCTTATTGCcatacttaaatgtttcagaccatcaaattcattcaaatattagttttcaataaaaaaaaaaaaaaatccagtttaa
This window harbors:
- the LOC131131175 gene encoding tumor protein p53-inducible protein 11-like; translation: MASKPHPPLMKKHSQTDLISRLKSRKILGVGGEDDDGEVHRSKISQMLGNEMKFAVREPVGLRLWLLISAVGFTAVALMALVFPNQLYEVVFEEELSTTSLSVRLYGGALLSLALIMWNGLYTAEKIVIQWTLLSQACYFTVQFLVTSITLIEMGMLPNAATLLLLSRVLFLAITLAYYYHLGRKPKKI